The sequence TATCTTCAAAATCAGCACTTCTAGGTTTTGCAAACTGACCTGCAACTCGTCCAACTTTTACAACAGGACAACCACCTGAAAAAGTTAAAACAACTGCCATTTGCATCATTACTTTGAATAAATCTTTTATATTTGTTGCATTAAAAACATTAAATGATTCAGCACAATCTCCACCTTGAAGTAAAAATGCCTCTCTATTTACAACTTTTGCAAGTTGTTTTTTTAAATTTAATGCTTCACCAGCAAATATCAAAGGAGGATAAGAAGCAAGTTCTTTTTCTACTTGTGCCAAAGTTTCTAAATCATTATAAGTTGGTTGTTGTTTTATAGGAAAATTTCTCCAGCTACTTGGAGTCCAGTTATTCATTTTGTTTACCTTTATTATATTATTTTATTATTGGAAAAATTTTATCCAATATATCTTAAAATCTTTTTAATGTTTTAATTTTGAAAGCAAATCTTTAAAAGAGTTCTTAAATGCTTCTAAACCATCAGTTAAAAGTTTTTCATAAACTTCTTCCATTTTGATACCTTTATCTTTTAAAAGTTCAAAATACTTGTCACAATCTGATTCACTCATAATTGTTGTTTGTTCTTTTTTTCCATCAGTTAACCAATCTTCAATAGTAGCTAGTGGTGCAGTATTTACAGAATTTGGATAAATCAAATTATCTATATAATAGCTTGGACTTAATTCATTTCCTTTTACACCTGTACTTGCGAATAAAGTTCTAATATTAGCATTTTCAAATTTATTTACTTCATAATAACATTTTGTTGCATTGATGATTCCAAGTTTTGATGATTGTAGTCCCTTGCTAGAAAGTTCACTATCCATCATTCTATCAAATCTTGAAACAAATACCGAAATAACAGCTTTTATATCTTTATTTGAATCTTTTATTCCTTCATCTAAAGCTTGTACACATTTAATAGCTTGAAAAGGAGAAAAAATCAAAGTTGCATTTACATTTATTCCTCTTGAAGTCAACTCTCTCATAGCTATATATCCAGCATTTGTTGCAGGTATTTTTATCATAACATTTTCAGCATTTATAGAGCTATAAAGTCTAATTCCTTCTTCAATAGTTCCAGCAGCATCATCACATAAAAGTGGATCAACTTCAATAGAAATAAACCCATCATCTGCATCTTTTTTGTGTAAATCATCTAGTAAAAAAGCTGCTCTTTTAATATCAGTTAATGCCAACTCTTCATAAATAGTTTTTTCATTATTTGCTTGTAACATATCAAGTTGTTGTTTGTATGCAACCGATGTTGTAATTGATGATTCAAAAATAGCAGGATTTGAAGTTGCACCTTGAATAATACCTTTGTTGATTATCTCTTTAAATCTATTTTCTAAAAAATCTCTTTCAATAAAATCACACCATAAAGAGTAATTTATTTCTTCTTTTAATCCCATTATTAAGCCTTTATATTATCTAAAATTTTTGTTAAATCTTTTGTATCAACTATGATATTTGCTTCTTTTTTCAAAATCTCTTTTGCACAAAAAGCAACTCTTGTATCTGCATGTTCAAACATAGATAAATCATTTGCTCCATCACCACAAACCAAAGTATTTTCTCTTGAAACACCTAAAATTGATTGAAGTCTTTGAAGCATATCACCTTTTGAAAAACCAAACATCATATCTCCACCAACAAGTCCTGTTAGAACTCCATTTTTTTCATGTAAAACATTTGAAAAATCAGCATCAAGACCTAATTTTATCTTAGCGGGTGTTGTTCCAACTCTAAATCCACCTGAAAAACAAACTACTTTATAACCCATCTTTTTTAATTCAGGAATAAGTTCATACGAACCATTCATCAAAGGAAGATTTTCACAAATCTCTACAACT is a genomic window of Arcobacter lacus containing:
- a CDS encoding transaldolase, which translates into the protein MGLKEEINYSLWCDFIERDFLENRFKEIINKGIIQGATSNPAIFESSITTSVAYKQQLDMLQANNEKTIYEELALTDIKRAAFLLDDLHKKDADDGFISIEVDPLLCDDAAGTIEEGIRLYSSINAENVMIKIPATNAGYIAMRELTSRGINVNATLIFSPFQAIKCVQALDEGIKDSNKDIKAVISVFVSRFDRMMDSELSSKGLQSSKLGIINATKCYYEVNKFENANIRTLFASTGVKGNELSPSYYIDNLIYPNSVNTAPLATIEDWLTDGKKEQTTIMSESDCDKYFELLKDKGIKMEEVYEKLLTDGLEAFKNSFKDLLSKLKH
- the serB gene encoding phosphoserine phosphatase SerB, translated to MKLAVFDFDSTLMDGETIDFLAQELNLGAKVAKITEEAMSGRLDFFESLTTRVALLKGLEYKKVVEICENLPLMNGSYELIPELKKMGYKVVCFSGGFRVGTTPAKIKLGLDADFSNVLHEKNGVLTGLVGGDMMFGFSKGDMLQRLQSILGVSRENTLVCGDGANDLSMFEHADTRVAFCAKEILKKEANIIVDTKDLTKILDNIKA